A DNA window from Shewanella baltica contains the following coding sequences:
- a CDS encoding L-lactate MFS transporter produces MTKEMNRTRYLTLVGTIITQFALGSVYTWSLFNAQLAAKLDEPVSQVAFVFGLLSLSLAVASSMAGKLQERFGVRNVTLGAGLLLGLGFLLTAQASNLMMLYLCAGILVGFADGTGYLMTLSNCVKWFPERKGLISALAIGAYGLGSLGFKYINVLLLENTGLETTFQLWGLIAMALVLCGGMLMKDAPAQSAASQQAESRDFTLAEAMRKPQYWMLALMFLSACMSGLYVIGVAKDIGEKMVDLPVLVAANAVAVIAMANLSGRLVLGILSDKIPRIRVISLAQIITLVGMVLLLFVPLNANLFFVAVACVAFSFGGTITVYPSLVSDFFGLNNLTKNYGVIYLGFGVGSIIGSIVASLFGGFIATFNVILVLLVVALVMSLTIRMPEPKTPASAKKATKSTPRLVNMTAESA; encoded by the coding sequence ATGACTAAAGAGATGAACCGTACTCGGTACCTGACCTTAGTTGGTACTATTATCACCCAGTTTGCACTCGGCTCAGTTTACACTTGGAGCCTGTTCAATGCGCAGTTGGCCGCGAAGCTCGACGAGCCAGTCAGCCAAGTGGCGTTTGTATTTGGTTTGCTGAGTTTGTCTTTGGCCGTGGCTTCTTCCATGGCGGGCAAATTACAGGAACGCTTCGGCGTGCGTAATGTCACCTTAGGCGCAGGCCTATTACTCGGGCTCGGATTCTTACTCACAGCCCAAGCCAGTAACTTGATGATGCTTTACCTGTGTGCTGGGATTTTAGTGGGCTTTGCCGATGGCACTGGCTACTTAATGACTTTATCTAACTGCGTGAAGTGGTTCCCCGAACGCAAAGGGCTGATTTCGGCGTTAGCGATTGGCGCTTATGGTCTAGGCAGCCTTGGATTTAAGTACATCAATGTGCTGTTACTCGAAAATACTGGCCTTGAAACCACCTTCCAACTGTGGGGTTTAATCGCCATGGCGCTGGTGTTATGTGGCGGCATGTTGATGAAAGATGCGCCTGCACAATCAGCCGCAAGTCAGCAAGCCGAAAGCCGCGACTTCACCCTCGCAGAAGCCATGCGTAAGCCGCAATATTGGATGTTGGCGCTGATGTTCCTGTCGGCCTGTATGAGTGGTTTGTATGTGATTGGTGTAGCGAAAGATATCGGCGAGAAGATGGTCGACTTACCTGTACTGGTCGCCGCCAATGCGGTTGCGGTAATTGCCATGGCGAACCTCAGTGGTCGTTTGGTGCTGGGTATCCTGTCGGACAAAATCCCCCGCATTCGCGTTATTTCGCTGGCGCAGATCATCACCTTAGTCGGTATGGTGTTACTACTGTTTGTACCTTTGAATGCTAATCTGTTCTTCGTTGCCGTTGCGTGCGTTGCCTTTAGTTTTGGCGGTACTATCACTGTTTATCCATCATTGGTAAGCGACTTCTTCGGCCTTAATAACCTGACTAAAAACTATGGGGTTATCTACTTAGGTTTCGGTGTCGGCAGTATTATCGGTTCGATTGTCGCCTCGTTATTTGGTGGCTTTATTGCGACCTTCAACGTGATTTTAGTGCTGCTGGTGGTGGCGTTAGTGATGTCATTAACCATACGTATGCCAGAGCCTAAAACTCCAGCGTCAGCCAAGAAAGCGACTAAGAGTACACCGCGCTTAGTGAACATGACGGCAGAATCGGCGTAA
- a CDS encoding sulfite exporter TauE/SafE family protein — translation MLTDPLFWLVAIPAVLITGISKSGFAGGVGGLTVPLLALAISPTTAAALMLPLLIYMDFLSVRSWWGQHNPRHLWILLPAAIVGIFIAYLLFDRLNEEYLRAILGCVSLGFGLYGLILGDKTQASPSPLVGRLCGLTAGFTSFVAHAGGPPLNAYLLPLRLAKAEFLATAVVFFAVVNLVKLIPYSLLGQINQENILVSLLLVPLAWLGVKLGLFIQDKINDRLFKRIILILMVLVGVRLLWTAL, via the coding sequence ATGTTAACGGACCCTCTTTTTTGGTTGGTGGCGATACCCGCAGTCTTGATTACGGGGATTTCTAAATCCGGTTTTGCGGGTGGCGTGGGCGGCTTAACTGTCCCGCTATTGGCGCTGGCCATTAGCCCTACCACCGCGGCGGCGCTTATGTTACCGCTGCTGATTTATATGGATTTTTTAAGCGTGCGTTCTTGGTGGGGGCAACATAATCCGCGTCATTTATGGATATTACTGCCCGCGGCGATAGTGGGTATTTTTATCGCTTATCTGTTGTTTGATAGGTTGAATGAAGAATATCTACGGGCGATTTTAGGTTGTGTGTCCCTTGGTTTTGGTTTGTATGGTTTGATTCTGGGGGATAAAACCCAAGCATCACCTTCACCTCTAGTAGGACGCTTGTGTGGCTTAACAGCAGGATTTACTAGCTTTGTTGCCCATGCGGGCGGGCCGCCACTCAACGCTTATTTGTTGCCGCTGCGTTTGGCTAAGGCAGAATTTTTAGCCACGGCGGTGGTATTTTTTGCTGTGGTAAATCTGGTCAAGCTTATCCCCTACAGTTTGCTTGGGCAGATTAACCAAGAGAATATTTTAGTTTCTCTGTTACTGGTGCCGCTGGCATGGCTAGGGGTAAAGCTAGGTTTGTTTATTCAAGATAAAATTAACGACAGGTTATTTAAACGCATCATCTTGATTTTAATGGTGCTGGTGGGCGTACGTTTATTGTGGACCGCGTTATAG
- a CDS encoding MFS transporter produces the protein MSLEPALSQSDPLPTSVFLAIFSAVFLPMFLAAVDQTLLATATPAIVEDLGGLRQASWITIGYMLAMAASVPIYGWLGDNFGRAKILMIAIVIFALGSIVSASAGTMDHMIAGRILQGMGGGGLMSLSQSLIGELVPIRQRARFQGYFAAMFTLASVGGPVIGGIVVHAYSWHWLFWANIPLAMLAVWRLNGLHKRSVKPVRQGKFDLVGVVLFPTIITALLYWLSVAGQEFAWLSATSLGFAVFVVFGILGLLLWERRLASPFLPLDLLAKKAVYMPLLTAALFAACLFAMIFFLPIYLQVGLHTNPAKTGLLLLPMTFGIVTGSTIAGRLLSKDVAPKWLPTFGMGLAFIGLLLISFVPPNANVIGGLGVLVGIGLGTVMPSVQLVVQSVSGKARLSQITAMVSLCRSMGAAIGTALFSVLLYSLLPLTGSELGIAAIKTLPTEVVHHAFQYGFMAAAGVALCAAIVGFLSPATALKDHDSETAH, from the coding sequence ATGTCCTTAGAGCCTGCGTTATCCCAGAGTGACCCTTTACCGACTTCTGTTTTTCTCGCCATTTTCTCGGCCGTATTCTTGCCCATGTTTTTGGCGGCGGTCGATCAAACCTTACTCGCCACGGCAACGCCAGCCATAGTTGAAGATCTTGGCGGCCTGCGCCAAGCCTCGTGGATCACTATCGGTTATATGCTGGCGATGGCCGCTTCTGTGCCGATTTATGGCTGGTTAGGGGATAACTTCGGTCGCGCGAAAATCCTGATGATCGCCATAGTGATTTTTGCACTGGGCTCCATCGTTTCGGCGAGTGCGGGCACTATGGATCACATGATCGCCGGACGTATCTTGCAGGGCATGGGCGGTGGCGGCTTGATGAGTTTGTCTCAATCTTTGATTGGTGAGTTAGTTCCCATTCGGCAGCGGGCGCGTTTTCAAGGCTATTTTGCTGCTATGTTTACCCTCGCGAGTGTTGGCGGCCCTGTTATTGGCGGTATTGTGGTGCATGCCTATTCGTGGCATTGGCTGTTTTGGGCGAATATTCCACTGGCTATGCTGGCCGTATGGCGACTCAATGGGCTGCATAAGCGCAGCGTTAAACCCGTTCGCCAAGGCAAGTTTGATTTAGTGGGCGTGGTCTTGTTTCCGACCATTATCACCGCACTGTTATATTGGTTATCTGTAGCGGGGCAAGAGTTTGCTTGGCTTTCTGCGACCAGCTTAGGCTTTGCCGTTTTTGTGGTGTTCGGCATTCTAGGTCTGCTGTTGTGGGAACGGCGATTGGCGAGCCCGTTTCTGCCGTTAGATTTACTGGCGAAGAAGGCCGTTTATATGCCACTGCTGACGGCGGCGCTGTTTGCGGCCTGTTTGTTTGCTATGATCTTCTTCCTGCCGATTTATCTGCAAGTGGGCTTACACACCAATCCCGCCAAAACCGGTTTGCTGCTCTTGCCTATGACCTTTGGTATTGTTACTGGCTCGACGATAGCAGGCCGACTGTTAAGCAAAGATGTTGCGCCTAAGTGGTTGCCGACCTTTGGTATGGGCTTAGCTTTCATCGGCTTGTTATTGATTAGCTTTGTGCCGCCCAATGCCAATGTGATCGGCGGCTTAGGTGTGTTGGTCGGGATAGGGTTAGGGACTGTGATGCCGAGTGTGCAGCTCGTGGTGCAGAGCGTGTCGGGCAAGGCGCGACTCAGCCAGATCACGGCCATGGTGTCACTGTGTCGTTCTATGGGCGCTGCTATCGGTACTGCGCTGTTTAGTGTGCTGCTTTATAGTCTTTTGCCACTCACGGGTTCAGAGCTTGGCATCGCCGCGATTAAAACATTGCCGACAGAGGTGGTGCATCACGCCTTCCAATATGGATTTATGGCCGCTGCGGGTGTGGCATTGTGTGCCGCGATAGTCGGTTTTCTATCTCCTGCGACGGCATTAAAAGATCACGATAGCGAAACTGCGCATTAA
- a CDS encoding sensor histidine kinase, with the protein MLENQIMLLAVFERAALMLMTLFFLTRTRPFQRLFQKRNHTPAELVSVAAIFCLFAVFSTYTGIEVEGALVNVRIIAIISGGILFGPWVGIPAGVLSGLHRYLIDMDGDTSIPCLIASIIAGLMATWIYYKCPKSKLWIYGIVAGMLCETLTMLLIWLLTEPHQVGVEIVSHIAYPMIAGTVCIGLIIKLVQDLDDEKELIAAKQAKLALDIANKTLPFFRKIDRHALEQVCGVIRNEIHADAVAITDTRDVLAYMGVGKDYYEVDGHQAISEMTQRAIELDQNIINNDLRQYHLSDFHSVIIIPLRENGTVSGTLKIYYRNHYRITSSLREMAVGLSQLISTQMEVSRIEQLQEMTRKAEFTALQSKINPHFLFNALNAISSLIRIRPQQARELIANLADYLRYNLAKGDELIDIQEEVKQVRDYVAIEQARFGDKLEVVFDVDDVHFCVPCLLLQPLVENAILHGIQPRSAPGRVTIEVKKLDSGIRVAVRDTGYGISQEVIDGVAAGRIESSSIGLMNVHQRVKLLYGEGLQLKRLEPGTEVSFYLPENEAQVC; encoded by the coding sequence GTGCTCGAAAATCAAATAATGTTACTGGCGGTATTTGAACGGGCGGCCTTGATGCTGATGACCTTGTTCTTTTTAACCCGCACTCGACCGTTCCAGCGTTTATTCCAAAAGCGTAATCACACCCCCGCAGAGCTGGTCTCTGTGGCGGCGATATTTTGCTTATTTGCGGTGTTTAGTACCTATACCGGTATTGAGGTTGAAGGCGCGCTGGTTAACGTGCGGATTATTGCGATTATTTCCGGTGGAATTTTATTTGGCCCTTGGGTCGGTATTCCTGCGGGCGTGTTGTCGGGGCTGCATAGATATTTGATTGATATGGATGGCGATACTTCTATCCCGTGTTTAATCGCCAGCATTATTGCCGGTCTAATGGCGACCTGGATTTACTACAAATGCCCCAAATCTAAGTTATGGATTTATGGCATTGTGGCGGGCATGTTGTGCGAAACACTGACCATGTTGTTGATTTGGCTACTGACAGAGCCGCACCAAGTGGGTGTAGAGATTGTGAGTCACATTGCCTATCCCATGATTGCGGGCACTGTGTGCATCGGACTGATTATCAAGCTAGTGCAAGACCTCGACGATGAGAAAGAGCTCATTGCCGCCAAGCAGGCCAAGCTCGCGCTGGATATTGCCAACAAAACCTTACCTTTCTTCCGCAAAATTGACCGCCATGCCTTAGAGCAAGTGTGCGGCGTGATCCGTAATGAAATCCATGCTGATGCCGTGGCGATTACCGATACTCGCGATGTATTAGCCTATATGGGCGTAGGCAAAGATTACTACGAGGTCGATGGTCATCAAGCGATTAGCGAGATGACTCAAAGGGCGATAGAGCTAGATCAAAACATTATTAACAACGACTTACGCCAATATCATTTATCGGACTTTCATTCGGTCATCATAATCCCGCTGCGTGAAAACGGCACTGTGAGCGGCACGTTGAAGATTTATTATCGCAATCACTATCGTATTACCAGCTCGCTGCGGGAAATGGCGGTGGGCTTGTCGCAGCTGATTTCGACTCAGATGGAAGTGTCGCGTATCGAGCAACTGCAAGAGATGACCCGCAAGGCGGAGTTTACTGCGCTGCAGAGCAAGATTAACCCGCACTTTTTGTTTAATGCCCTCAATGCTATTTCTTCACTGATCCGCATTCGGCCGCAACAGGCGCGGGAGTTGATTGCTAATCTGGCCGATTATCTGCGCTATAACCTAGCCAAGGGCGATGAGCTGATTGATATCCAAGAGGAAGTCAAACAAGTCCGCGATTATGTGGCGATCGAGCAGGCGCGCTTTGGCGACAAGCTTGAAGTGGTGTTCGATGTCGACGATGTGCATTTTTGCGTGCCTTGCCTCTTATTGCAGCCGCTGGTGGAAAACGCCATTTTGCATGGCATTCAGCCGCGCAGTGCGCCGGGTAGAGTGACCATAGAAGTGAAAAAACTCGATTCTGGCATTCGCGTGGCCGTGCGTGACACTGGTTATGGCATCAGCCAAGAGGTGATAGATGGCGTCGCCGCGGGTCGCATAGAAAGCAGCAGTATTGGGCTAATGAATGTGCACCAGAGGGTGAAGTTATTGTACGGCGAAGGGCTGCAGCTTAAACGGCTGGAGCCGGGGACTGAAGTCAGCTTTTATTTACCGGAAAATGAGGCGCAAGTATGTTAA
- a CDS encoding NlpC/P60 family protein codes for MKRLLIVILALGLGACASAPEPKPVVKQVEPATVWNDSNISELHSEWRGVPYRLGGGTKRGIDCSAFVSVAYQKMLGMTLPRTVEEQQALGKPVPRNQLRKGDLVFFKTGWSTHHVGIYVGDDNFLHVSTSQGVKISSLHNSYWASKYWNARRI; via the coding sequence ATGAAACGATTATTGATAGTTATCTTAGCCTTAGGCCTTGGCGCTTGTGCTAGCGCGCCAGAACCTAAGCCTGTGGTAAAGCAAGTTGAACCCGCCACGGTTTGGAACGATAGCAATATCTCCGAACTGCATTCTGAGTGGCGCGGTGTGCCCTATCGTTTAGGCGGTGGCACTAAGCGGGGCATAGATTGCTCGGCCTTTGTGTCGGTCGCCTATCAGAAGATGTTGGGTATGACGCTGCCGCGCACGGTTGAAGAACAACAAGCCCTAGGCAAACCTGTGCCGAGAAATCAACTGCGCAAGGGCGACTTAGTATTTTTCAAGACAGGTTGGAGCACGCACCATGTCGGCATTTATGTGGGAGACGATAATTTTCTCCATGTTTCCACTAGCCAAGGGGTGAAGATTTCGAGCCTGCATAACAGCTATTGGGCGTCTAAGTATTGGAATGCACGGCGAATTTAG
- a CDS encoding LacI family DNA-binding transcriptional regulator, protein MTTTKHWTLKSIANELGVSNATVSNAFNRPDQLSEKRRNDILAACTKLGYFGPNKAAQSLRKGKFDTVALVLSDSVEYMVSDPVASKFMKGVASVLEQEKLNLLLFSGSSDSVNAVADFVDGFICYGRPRNALLAEQLKQVKKKVVTVDFDIHRNASVSIDNKLAAYEVAKLALQSLTDNVAILGLRLLDTHLTCRVYDLNLLEIDTSVAHQRLQGYLQAIEEVGVVLGQDRIWNIPESNADYAAIAAKEALNSTPRPNVFLCMSDLIALSVLGEAQAMGLNVPEDVRVVGFDGIDEGTRSNPPLTTVYQYSEQKGRKAAQMFVSDAVHAEVLGYELRLGKSC, encoded by the coding sequence ATGACAACAACAAAACACTGGACCCTAAAGAGCATAGCCAACGAGTTGGGTGTCTCTAATGCCACTGTTTCTAACGCGTTTAATCGCCCCGACCAATTATCGGAAAAACGTCGTAACGACATTTTAGCTGCCTGTACTAAGTTAGGATATTTCGGACCAAATAAAGCGGCTCAATCCCTACGTAAGGGCAAGTTTGATACTGTCGCCTTGGTACTGTCGGACAGCGTGGAATACATGGTGTCCGATCCCGTCGCCAGTAAATTTATGAAGGGCGTAGCCTCTGTCTTAGAGCAAGAGAAACTCAATTTGCTACTGTTTTCGGGCAGCTCAGACAGCGTGAATGCGGTGGCCGACTTTGTGGATGGTTTTATTTGTTATGGTCGCCCGCGCAATGCGCTGTTGGCCGAGCAGTTAAAGCAGGTAAAGAAAAAGGTCGTCACGGTCGATTTTGATATCCACCGCAATGCATCAGTGAGCATAGACAATAAGTTAGCCGCCTATGAAGTGGCGAAACTGGCATTGCAGTCACTCACAGACAATGTGGCCATTTTAGGGTTACGTTTGCTCGATACCCACTTAACGTGCCGCGTTTATGATTTGAATTTGTTAGAGATCGATACCTCTGTTGCCCATCAAAGATTACAGGGTTACTTGCAAGCGATTGAAGAAGTGGGCGTTGTACTGGGGCAGGACCGCATTTGGAATATCCCCGAGAGCAATGCCGACTATGCGGCGATAGCGGCAAAAGAAGCGCTGAACTCGACTCCACGGCCGAATGTGTTTTTATGCATGAGTGACTTAATCGCCTTGAGTGTGCTCGGTGAGGCGCAGGCCATGGGGCTGAATGTTCCTGAAGATGTGCGAGTCGTGGGCTTTGATGGTATAGATGAAGGCACACGTTCAAATCCGCCGTTAACGACTGTCTATCAATACTCTGAGCAGAAGGGCCGAAAAGCGGCGCAAATGTTTGTCAGTGATGCGGTGCATGCGGAAGTCTTGGGCTATGAATTACGCCTCGGTAAGAGCTGCTAA
- a CDS encoding pirin family protein: MSEVQAQFYGGPKECPIENGRIQVQRISPKISDVGGIPVARAIPQKERRLIGPWCFLDHIGPVTDGPELNVGQHPHIGLQTFTWMLEGEIMHKDSLGSAQVIRPKQVNLMTAGHGIAHTEESVAGHSTMHAAQLWIALPLEHKDTAPRFDHYPELPTWHDAGVDFTLLIGSWQHQQAPTLHFSPIVAMDLFAAENTELTLTLDPSFEYALMPLEGFFRIDDQSFNNNDLAYLGMLRESVTVELDAGCRILLIGGAPLADPVSIWWNFVGHSKDEIAKAQADWEAKSPRFDTVPGYDGKRLVPPPIPW, encoded by the coding sequence ATGAGTGAAGTTCAAGCACAGTTTTATGGTGGCCCTAAGGAATGCCCTATTGAAAATGGCCGCATTCAAGTTCAACGAATTTCCCCAAAAATCAGTGATGTCGGCGGCATTCCCGTCGCACGGGCGATCCCACAAAAAGAGCGTCGTCTTATCGGCCCTTGGTGTTTCCTCGACCATATTGGCCCAGTCACCGACGGCCCTGAGCTAAACGTTGGCCAGCATCCGCACATTGGGCTGCAAACTTTTACTTGGATGCTCGAAGGCGAAATCATGCACAAGGACAGTCTCGGCAGCGCCCAAGTGATCCGCCCTAAACAAGTTAACTTGATGACCGCCGGACACGGTATCGCCCACACCGAAGAATCCGTCGCTGGCCATAGCACTATGCACGCGGCGCAGCTGTGGATTGCCCTGCCGCTTGAGCATAAAGATACAGCGCCGAGATTCGATCACTATCCCGAACTCCCGACGTGGCACGATGCGGGCGTTGATTTCACCCTACTGATTGGCAGTTGGCAGCATCAACAGGCGCCCACATTGCACTTCTCGCCGATAGTGGCGATGGATTTGTTTGCCGCCGAAAACACTGAGCTTACTCTGACTCTCGACCCGAGTTTTGAATATGCCCTCATGCCACTCGAAGGCTTTTTCCGTATCGATGACCAAAGCTTCAACAACAACGATCTCGCCTATCTGGGGATGTTACGCGAAAGCGTCACGGTCGAACTCGACGCGGGTTGCCGCATATTGCTAATCGGCGGCGCACCACTGGCCGACCCTGTCAGTATTTGGTGGAACTTTGTCGGCCACAGCAAAGACGAAATTGCTAAGGCTCAAGCCGATTGGGAAGCCAAATCTCCACGCTTTGATACTGTGCCCGGCTATGACGGCAAGCGCTTAGTGCCACCGCCGATACCTTGGTGA
- a CDS encoding LytR/AlgR family response regulator transcription factor — MLKAIIVEDEYLAREELEYLVKSHSEIDIVASFEDGLEAFKYLQDHEVDVVFLDIQIPSIDGLLLAKNLHKSTHPPHVVFVTAYKEFAVEAFELEAFDYILKPYNEPRIISLLQKIELAGRQAPKPQHEAASNASRTVNLVKGERIIVTPCEQIYYAEADEKLTYVYTRTDRYVMQMTISEFVSRLPAEGFFRCHRSYCVNINKIREIVPWFNSTYLIRLHDLSFEVPVSRSNIKAFRQLMRL; from the coding sequence ATGTTAAAAGCCATCATAGTTGAAGATGAATATCTGGCCCGTGAGGAGCTGGAGTATTTAGTAAAGAGCCACAGTGAGATAGACATAGTGGCAAGCTTTGAGGATGGCTTGGAGGCCTTTAAATATCTGCAGGATCATGAGGTTGATGTGGTGTTTTTGGATATCCAAATTCCATCCATCGATGGCCTATTGCTGGCGAAGAATCTGCATAAATCGACCCATCCACCCCATGTGGTGTTTGTGACTGCCTATAAAGAATTTGCGGTAGAAGCGTTCGAGCTCGAAGCCTTCGATTATATTCTCAAGCCCTACAATGAGCCGCGGATCATCAGCTTATTGCAGAAGATTGAACTGGCGGGGCGACAAGCGCCAAAGCCGCAACATGAAGCCGCGAGTAATGCGAGTCGTACCGTGAACTTAGTCAAAGGTGAGCGGATTATCGTTACGCCTTGCGAGCAAATCTACTACGCCGAGGCCGATGAAAAACTGACTTATGTGTATACCCGCACCGACCGTTATGTGATGCAGATGACCATTAGCGAGTTTGTCAGCCGCTTGCCCGCCGAGGGCTTTTTCCGCTGCCACCGTTCCTATTGCGTCAATATCAACAAGATCCGCGAAATCGTGCCTTGGTTCAATAGTACTTACCTGATCCGCTTGCATGATTTGTCGTTCGAGGTGCCCGTTAGCCGTAGTAATATTAAGGCTTTTCGACAGCTGATGAGGCTGTAA
- the gtfA gene encoding sucrose phosphorylase — protein sequence MKNQVQLITYVDRITNAGLKELKALLDDELQGLFGGVHLLPFYFPIDGSDAGFDPIDHVQVDSRLGNWDDVKRIGDDYDIMADLIVNHMSAESPEFKDVLKHGKQSAYWDLFLTKDKVFPEGLSEQDQAAIYRPRPGSCFSTYTLADGSTEEFWTTFTRNQIDIDVHSAAGKDYLNRVLARFDHSKVNLIRLDAAGYAIKKPGTSCFMIEESFEFVDKLAKQANALGMTTLAEIHSHHMTQVEIAKRVDMVYDFALPPLILHTLFSQDCQALTHWLEMAPRNCITVLDTHDGIGIIDAGPMDGLRGLLTENQIDNLVETIHGNSKGESLQATGAAASNVDLYQINCTYYDALGQNDLDYLMARAIQFFAPGIPQVYYAGLLAIPNDMDLLNNTHVGRDINRPYLNREKVQQAMQKPVVKALTQLIKLRNSSPAFDGRFTMASAERTLTLSWTAADSQASLTLDFANKDGQIILLDKQGKETQVSLSKLLAQA from the coding sequence ATGAAAAACCAAGTGCAACTGATCACCTATGTCGACAGGATTACCAATGCCGGGCTCAAGGAGCTCAAAGCGCTGCTCGATGACGAGTTGCAAGGTCTATTCGGCGGCGTACATCTTTTGCCTTTCTATTTCCCCATTGACGGCAGCGATGCGGGCTTCGATCCGATAGACCATGTGCAAGTCGATTCACGCTTAGGCAATTGGGATGACGTTAAACGCATTGGTGACGACTACGACATCATGGCCGACCTTATCGTTAACCACATGTCCGCCGAATCGCCAGAATTTAAAGACGTGCTCAAGCACGGCAAACAATCGGCTTACTGGGATTTATTTTTAACCAAAGACAAGGTATTTCCTGAGGGGTTAAGCGAGCAAGATCAAGCCGCTATCTATCGTCCGCGTCCGGGCAGTTGTTTTAGCACTTACACCTTAGCCGATGGCTCGACCGAAGAGTTTTGGACCACCTTTACCCGCAATCAAATCGATATCGACGTTCATTCCGCCGCGGGTAAAGATTATTTAAACAGAGTGCTGGCGCGTTTCGACCACAGTAAAGTGAATCTGATCCGCTTAGATGCTGCGGGTTATGCAATTAAAAAGCCCGGCACTAGCTGCTTTATGATTGAAGAGTCCTTCGAGTTCGTGGATAAGTTAGCTAAGCAAGCCAATGCGTTAGGTATGACAACGCTGGCCGAAATCCATTCGCACCACATGACTCAGGTCGAGATCGCCAAACGGGTCGACATGGTGTACGACTTCGCCCTGCCACCGCTCATCTTGCACACGCTGTTTAGCCAAGATTGCCAAGCCTTGACCCATTGGCTGGAAATGGCGCCACGCAACTGCATTACCGTACTCGACACCCACGACGGCATCGGCATTATCGACGCCGGCCCTATGGATGGCTTGCGCGGATTATTGACCGAAAATCAAATCGATAATCTGGTTGAAACCATACATGGCAACAGTAAGGGCGAGAGTCTTCAAGCCACAGGCGCGGCCGCCAGCAACGTCGATTTGTATCAAATCAACTGCACCTATTACGATGCCCTCGGTCAGAATGACCTAGATTATTTGATGGCGCGGGCGATTCAGTTTTTCGCACCGGGTATTCCGCAGGTGTACTACGCGGGTCTGCTGGCTATTCCAAACGATATGGATCTGCTCAACAACACCCATGTCGGTCGCGATATCAATCGCCCTTATTTGAACCGTGAAAAAGTGCAGCAAGCCATGCAGAAACCTGTCGTTAAGGCGCTGACTCAGCTGATTAAACTGCGTAATAGCAGCCCAGCCTTCGATGGCCGCTTTACGATGGCATCAGCAGAACGCACGTTAACCTTATCTTGGACAGCGGCCGATTCGCAGGCAAGTCTCACCCTCGACTTTGCCAATAAAGATGGCCAAATCATCCTTTTAGATAAGCAAGGTAAAGAGACACAAGTGTCGTTATCAAAACTGTTGGCTCAAGCATAA
- a CDS encoding sensor histidine kinase yields MTSSIAAPMTQYWRSHPTFFTGTVLVIAIFSSAFIDYFAGSTIAVLLILQLAVVAVALQCNANFAYFAAVFEATSFNFLFTTPRYSLQMFNLEDILNLTVFLLVALTTSKLAELYRRQQAALEQAQLRNSILLSVSHDLRTPLSTIIGTLTTLKEYMPKLSASQKTELIDSAAAESHRLHQYIENLLQATKLQHGALKFSLSEDAMMNVLHQAIGRFPAAQPRIVIDSEAELPPLMISSSLIEQAIFNVLDNALRYSPLDKPVTVKAYQQGDMLRLDIQDEGVGIAPAEAQAIFELFYRQHPSTDGGAGLGLAVAKGIITAHGGQISAELVAKGSLIRIALPIKKGEQ; encoded by the coding sequence ATGACTTCATCCATAGCGGCTCCCATGACCCAATACTGGCGTTCGCACCCAACATTTTTTACCGGCACAGTGCTGGTGATTGCGATTTTTAGCAGTGCTTTTATCGATTATTTTGCTGGCTCCACCATAGCCGTGCTGCTGATTTTACAATTAGCCGTGGTCGCAGTGGCCCTGCAATGCAACGCTAACTTTGCCTATTTTGCAGCTGTGTTTGAGGCGACCAGCTTTAATTTTCTGTTTACCACGCCGCGCTATTCGCTACAGATGTTCAATCTTGAGGACATTCTCAATCTAACTGTGTTTTTACTTGTCGCCCTGACCACCAGCAAATTAGCCGAACTTTATCGCCGCCAACAAGCAGCACTCGAACAGGCTCAGTTACGCAACAGCATCTTATTGTCAGTTTCCCATGACTTACGCACCCCGCTCTCAACCATAATAGGCACCCTGACGACATTGAAGGAATACATGCCTAAGCTCAGTGCGTCGCAAAAGACTGAGCTGATTGATAGCGCGGCAGCCGAGAGTCATCGTCTGCATCAATATATCGAAAACCTGTTACAGGCGACTAAGTTACAACACGGTGCACTCAAGTTCAGCCTGAGTGAAGACGCCATGATGAATGTGTTGCACCAAGCTATCGGCCGCTTTCCCGCCGCGCAGCCGCGAATTGTTATCGACAGCGAGGCCGAACTGCCGCCGCTGATGATCAGCAGCTCTTTGATTGAACAGGCCATTTTTAATGTGCTGGATAATGCGCTGCGCTATTCGCCCTTAGATAAACCCGTCACAGTAAAGGCTTACCAGCAGGGCGATATGCTGCGGTTAGATATTCAAGATGAGGGCGTAGGCATTGCCCCCGCAGAAGCGCAGGCTATTTTTGAACTCTTTTATCGCCAGCATCCCTCCACCGATGGCGGCGCAGGCCTTGGGCTTGCCGTTGCTAAAGGCATTATTACCGCCCATGGCGGCCAGATCAGCGCCGAACTTGTGGCTAAGGGCAGCCTTATTCGTATCGCTTTGCCGATTAAAAAGGGAGAGCAATAA